The following are encoded together in the Maniola jurtina chromosome 27, ilManJurt1.1, whole genome shotgun sequence genome:
- the LOC123879174 gene encoding aldo-keto reductase AKR2E4-like, producing the protein MWFFISFVVFFASVVGHSIPACKAPLTRLNDGNLMPRFGFGTWLGLNNDQLPVAVTDDSVQKAVEVAIDAGYRHIDTASIYDDEDQVGKAVNKKIAEGVVAREDLFITTKLWNDAHAREAVVPALQESLQRLNLTYVDLYLIHWPFATETKLPKPYVDIDYLETWLGMVAAKQQGLAKSIGVCNFNLAQMERLWENSSDVKPAVLQVETNLNLQQPELREFCHNNDIAVMGYTPFGSLFPGRAKPDAPPPRADDPQLAAIAGKYNKTVPQVVLRYLLELGVTPIPKSVSSSRILENLDIFDFQLDEFDRRQLKSYHNNYRVVDVKFFSDAKEYPF; encoded by the exons atgtggTTTTTCATCAGTTTTGTGGTATTTTTCGCTAGTGTTGTTGGCcat AGCATTCCAGCCTGCAAAGCTCCACTCACCAGGCTGAATGATGGAAACCTGATGCCTAGATTTGGCTTCGGGACCTGGCTCGGGCTTAACAATGATCAG TTGCCAGTGGCGGTGACAGACGACTCCGTGCAGAAGGCGGTGGAAGTAGCCATCGACGCGGGGTATCGCCACATTGACACTGCTAGCATCTATGATGACGAAGATCAG GTGGGAAAAGCGGTGAACAAAAAGATCGCAGAAGGCGTGGTGGCTAGAGAAGACTTGTTCATCACCACCAAG ctGTGGAACGACGCGCACGCCCGCGAGGCAGTGGTGCCCGCGTTGCAGGAGTCGTTGCAGAGGCTTAATCTGACCTATGTGGACCTTTACCTCATCCACTGGCCTTTTGCTACTGAG ACCAAACTTCCCAAGCCTTATGTGGATATCGACTATCTAGAGACTTGGCTTGGCATGGTGGCGGCCAAGCAGCAGGGCTTGGCCAAGTCTATAGGCGTGTGTAACTTCAACTTGGCGCAAATGGAGCGACTCTGGGAGAACAGCAGTGATGTGAAGCCTGCCGTGTTGCAAGTAGAG ACAAACCTGAACCTTCAGCAACCAGAACTGCGGGAGTTCTGCCACAACAACGACATCGCAGTGATGGGCTACACGCCCTTCGGCTCGCTGTTCCCCGGCCGCGCCAAGCCCGACGCTCCTCCTCCGAGAGCGGACGACCCTCAACTTGCAGCCATCGCCGGCAAGTACAACAAGACCGTGCCGCAAGTGGTGCTCAGGTATCTG TTGGAGCTGGGCGTGACTCCGATCCCCAAGTCGGTGAGCAGCTCCCGCATCTTGGAGAACCTGGACATCTTCGACTTCCAGCTGGACGAGTTCGACCGCCGGCAGCTGAAGAGTTACCATAATAACTACCGCGTTGTCGACGTCAAGTTCTTCAGCGACGCCAAAGAATATCCGTTTTAG